From the genome of Streptomyces sp. SID8374:
GGATGAGCGGACCCCGACGAGAACGCCGCAAGACCGATCCGGCGCTCAGCGATCCGGAACGGCTGTACGTGATCACCGGTGATCTCGACGACAGTGAACGGGCCGCACTCGACCTGGTCACGATGGTCGTCGCGCAGGCCGAGCCCTCGCCGACGTTCCAGCCGGAGCAGGCCGCGATCCTGCGGCTCTGTCAGGCGCCTTTATCGGTCGCCGAGATCTCCGCCTACCTCAGCCTGCCGTTCAGCGTGGTCACCTCGCTCCTGAGCGATCTCCTCGCGACCGAACTCATCGAGTCGCGTGCGCCGATCGTCCGCGCCACACTCCCCGACAGGTCCCTTCTCGAAGCGGTGATGCATGGACTTCAGAAGCTCTGACACGATCACCGGACCCCGCAGCGAGGACGTCCTTCCCACCACGGCCACCGCCGCGGTGAAGGTCGTGATCGTCGGCGGGTTCGGGGTCGGCAAGACGACCATGGTCGGCTCGGTCAGCGAGATCCGGCCCCTGACGACCGAAGAGACCATGACCCAGGCCGGCGTCGGCGTGGACGACAACGCCGGGGTGGAGACCAAGACCGCCACCACCGTCGCCATGGACTTCGGCCGGATCAGCCTCAGCGAGGAGCTGATCCTCTACCTGTTCGGCACCCCCGGCCAGGAACGCTTCTGGTTCCTGTGGAACGGCCTCTTCGAAGGGGCCCTCG
Proteins encoded in this window:
- a CDS encoding ATP/GTP-binding protein; the encoded protein is MDFRSSDTITGPRSEDVLPTTATAAVKVVIVGGFGVGKTTMVGSVSEIRPLTTEETMTQAGVGVDDNAGVETKTATTVAMDFGRISLSEELILYLFGTPGQERFWFLWNGLFEGALGAVVLIDTRRLEVSFDVIGRLEERGVPFVVAVNTFPDAPHHPVEALRRALDLPDEVPMIDCDARLRTSSRDVLMTLMRYLHSLAVPLA
- a CDS encoding DUF742 domain-containing protein — its product is MSGPRRERRKTDPALSDPERLYVITGDLDDSERAALDLVTMVVAQAEPSPTFQPEQAAILRLCQAPLSVAEISAYLSLPFSVVTSLLSDLLATELIESRAPIVRATLPDRSLLEAVMHGLQKL